The genomic segment GCGCCGCTCGGAGCGGTCGGCGCTCCGCATGGCCGTGCGGCGGTTCTGGCGGAACGGAAATGCCCGCACAGGCTTTTTTCTGATTGCGGTGTTCACTCTGATTGCGATCTTCGCCCCGAAGATCGCCCCCGTCGGGATCGACGATGAGAACCTCGCCATGCGGCTTCATCCGCCAACGGCCCAAAATTGGTTCGGCACCGATGAGCTCGGACGCGACGTCCTGAGCCGCGTGCTCTACGGAGCCCGCATTTCCATGACGGTCGGCTTGGTCGCAGTGGCAGGCGCGTTGGGCACCGGGGCGCTTTTGGGGATCAGCGCAGGGTACCTTGGGGGACGCGTGGACAATATCGTCATGCGGATCATGGACATCATGCTCGCGTTCCCATCCGTGATTCTGGCTATCGGGATCGTCGCGATGCGCGGCCCCGGCCTCAACAACACCATCCTGGCCGTCAGTATCGTCAATATCCCCGTGTATGCGCGCGTCGCGCGGGCGTCCACCCTTTCAATCAAAGAGCACGAGTATGTGACCGCCGCTCGGGCGATGGGCGCGCGAAGCTGGCGCGTGTTGATGAGAGCGGTTCTGCCAAACGCCGCCTCTCCGCTGGTCGTTCAGGCGACCCTTGGCGTCGCGGGCGCGATCCTCGACGCGGCCGCGCTGGGCTTCCTCGGATTGGGTGCCCAACCGCCGACGCCCGAGTGGGGCGTGATGCTCTCTGACAGCTACAAGTACCTCTTGACCGCGTTCTGGGCCGCCCTCGCTCCGGGTGCCGCGATCGCCCTCATGGTGCTCAGCTTTAACCTCACCGGAGACGGCCTCCACGACGCACTGGATCCCCGCCTCTCGGGATCCTTCTAACCCCCCAGCACGCGCTCCGCCGCCTCTTCCCCCGAACGGATGCAGTCGGGAATCCCCACACCCCCAAACGCATTGCCGGCGACGGCGAGTCCGGGGTGGCGGGCCACGCGCACCTGAATGGCGGCCACCCGGTCGGGGT from the bacterium genome contains:
- a CDS encoding ABC transporter permease; this encodes MAVRRFWRNGNARTGFFLIAVFTLIAIFAPKIAPVGIDDENLAMRLHPPTAQNWFGTDELGRDVLSRVLYGARISMTVGLVAVAGALGTGALLGISAGYLGGRVDNIVMRIMDIMLAFPSVILAIGIVAMRGPGLNNTILAVSIVNIPVYARVARASTLSIKEHEYVTAARAMGARSWRVLMRAVLPNAASPLVVQATLGVAGAILDAAALGFLGLGAQPPTPEWGVMLSDSYKYLLTAFWAALAPGAAIALMVLSFNLTGDGLHDALDPRLSGSF